The following are from one region of the Cupriavidus sp. D39 genome:
- a CDS encoding phage coat protein has product MALCVQFVSGQLQQIQGDALACDGYLLVTKDEWALSHSLPPLSMSDGAMIGAAIMLVWAAAWIFRPMGRLFEPQGD; this is encoded by the coding sequence ATGGCTTTGTGCGTTCAGTTCGTCTCCGGCCAGCTGCAGCAGATCCAGGGCGATGCCTTGGCCTGCGATGGCTATTTGCTGGTCACCAAGGACGAATGGGCGTTGTCGCATTCGCTGCCGCCACTTTCGATGTCGGACGGCGCGATGATTGGCGCGGCGATCATGTTGGTGTGGGCCGCCGCGTGGATATTCCGGCCGATGGGTCGGCTTTTTGAACCTCAGGGAGATTGA
- a CDS encoding major capsid protein, producing MKKNFSAVKALAARAAQKAAVAGVAAGGAVAAHADGITPPDTSSIVTFIVGCVAAVAAIGVATLGVKATVACYTWVRSAIK from the coding sequence ATGAAGAAGAACTTCAGCGCAGTAAAGGCTCTGGCCGCTCGTGCAGCTCAAAAAGCGGCGGTCGCTGGTGTGGCGGCGGGTGGTGCGGTGGCCGCTCATGCCGATGGCATCACGCCCCCGGACACGTCCTCGATCGTGACGTTTATCGTCGGCTGCGTGGCGGCGGTTGCTGCGATCGGCGTGGCGACCCTGGGTGTCAAAGCCACGGTGGCCTGTTACACCTGGGTGCGTTCCGCGATCAAGTAA
- a CDS encoding virulence factor TspB C-terminal domain-related protein, with amino-acid sequence MRRFFFLFPVALGCFGIRAIRAMSLTLALCAFGLSTASDCFAAAPQTMYRVTSYDTWQTSKDAACHAYITRADQGQGNYHFLSSDPTCDYYYGATQNGGNTYSNTYNASTLCANGSSPDTSKPLAQQCAAVCPTAGTVLPGDHYTVTSASPLAAGLNFCVLECGMTASGRAGGKDLTTGKWTYQFMGPLQTTGQNCSGNGTGATDPVQDAPIKCSAGMCTGTVNGVDICVKCVQVDNATAGTVTTTNPDGSTTKVSTTTETTVNNNNVTTTTTTTTTNTPAGGGTPTTQTKTDANTESKDSFCTKNPSDPVCKKSLDNTASGGDDCNTPPSCSGDAIQCMMVQQQWKSRCDLQKTDDATAYGVQLTTGQDPQASTLPTPSGATAISMKDQYAAVDSMGVVAKCIPDVDISLPGIVWIAPTHITISTAPLCDMGKLFGALNIIGTLALCAYMLKGAF; translated from the coding sequence GTGCGGCGCTTCTTCTTTCTCTTTCCGGTTGCGCTGGGCTGCTTCGGCATCCGCGCGATTCGTGCGATGTCTCTTACCTTGGCTCTATGTGCCTTTGGCCTGAGTACGGCTTCTGATTGCTTTGCAGCGGCGCCGCAGACGATGTATCGGGTCACTAGTTACGATACTTGGCAGACTAGCAAGGATGCGGCTTGCCATGCGTATATCACGCGTGCGGACCAGGGGCAGGGCAATTATCATTTCCTCAGTTCTGACCCGACGTGTGATTATTACTATGGGGCAACGCAAAACGGCGGGAACACGTATAGCAACACCTATAACGCTTCCACGCTTTGCGCGAACGGTTCAAGTCCTGATACGTCGAAGCCGCTTGCACAGCAGTGTGCGGCAGTGTGTCCAACTGCCGGGACCGTTCTTCCTGGCGATCACTACACGGTGACGTCTGCGTCGCCATTGGCGGCTGGTCTCAACTTCTGTGTGCTGGAGTGTGGGATGACGGCTAGTGGGCGCGCTGGCGGCAAGGATTTGACTACCGGCAAGTGGACATATCAGTTTATGGGACCGCTGCAAACGACTGGTCAGAACTGCTCGGGCAATGGGACTGGCGCGACTGACCCTGTGCAGGATGCGCCGATCAAGTGCAGCGCTGGCATGTGCACGGGGACGGTCAACGGGGTCGATATCTGCGTGAAGTGCGTGCAGGTCGATAACGCTACGGCGGGTACGGTGACGACGACCAATCCCGATGGCTCTACGACGAAGGTGAGCACTACGACAGAAACGACGGTCAACAACAACAACGTCACGACGACTACCACCACGACAACTACGAATACTCCGGCCGGTGGGGGTACTCCGACCACGCAGACCAAGACGGATGCAAACACGGAAAGCAAGGACTCGTTCTGTACGAAGAACCCGAGCGATCCGGTATGCAAGAAGTCGCTCGACAACACGGCCAGCGGCGGGGATGACTGCAATACGCCGCCTAGCTGCAGCGGCGATGCCATCCAATGCATGATGGTGCAGCAGCAGTGGAAGTCGCGGTGCGACCTGCAGAAGACGGATGATGCGACCGCGTATGGGGTGCAGTTGACGACCGGGCAGGATCCGCAGGCTAGTACGTTGCCGACGCCAAGCGGGGCGACTGCGATCAGCATGAAGGACCAGTACGCGGCGGTGGACAGTATGGGCGTCGTCGCCAAGTGCATCCCGGACGTGGACATCTCGTTGCCGGGCATCGTCTGGATTGCGCCGACTCACATCACGATCAGTACCGCGCCGCTGTGCGACATGGGCAAGCTGTTCGGCGCGCTCAATATCATCGGCACGCTCGCGCTGTGTGCGTACATGCTGAAAGGAGCCTTCTGA
- a CDS encoding DUF2523 family protein, which produces MPFITAFAAAIVAMLARAVVPLVGRVLVALGLGFASFTGIDLMLGALTKLFKDKLLAMGDLPWNIVGVLGVLQVPYCFNLIVTTLLIRATLNGLTGGSLRKIISK; this is translated from the coding sequence ATGCCGTTTATCACTGCGTTTGCCGCCGCCATCGTCGCCATGCTGGCGCGGGCCGTGGTGCCTCTGGTGGGCAGGGTTCTGGTGGCGCTTGGCCTGGGGTTCGCCAGCTTCACGGGCATTGATTTGATGCTCGGGGCCTTGACCAAGCTGTTCAAGGACAAGCTGCTTGCGATGGGGGATCTGCCCTGGAACATCGTGGGCGTCCTGGGCGTGCTGCAGGTGCCGTACTGCTTCAATTTGATCGTCACCACGCTACTGATCCGGGCCACGCTCAATGGCCTGACCGGTGGCTCTCTGCGGAAAATTATCTCCAAATGA
- a CDS encoding zonular occludens toxin domain-containing protein, whose protein sequence is MIHRPVLSWLRHSGFFGFSLLTLITGQPGNGKSLYTLFFVEEMRKQENRPVFYHGIPELTLDWQLLEDPTKWHECPPKSIIVIDEVQKVMKPRPSSSAPPVHVQELETHRHKGFDLFFMTQDPSLVDNHIKKLAGEHVHLIRQFGRQAADVFKMQKVQDPTNANLKRAQRSSFPYPKHVFEWYKSAEAHTHKKKLPLKYKLMFVLPFVVLAALGAGGKLLWNLAHPAAEKSAAAEPEGKKGASPAAVLSGPGAPGTQQQGGPLTPEQYVQQYAPRVAGLDYTAPVYDELTKPKRVPVPVACVKVKHGCACYSQQGTRLTVADGQCLQIVKDGFFMAFDADGVAPASGVQQSAVAAPVASPVAEPVRRVEAPPQYAVVPVAAAGRLGSRRLTALDLEGFGEDERVAQDPRNSKR, encoded by the coding sequence ATGATCCATCGCCCCGTCCTGTCCTGGCTGCGCCACTCCGGCTTTTTCGGCTTTTCCCTGCTGACCCTGATCACGGGCCAGCCGGGCAATGGCAAGAGCCTGTACACGCTGTTTTTTGTGGAGGAAATGCGGAAGCAGGAGAACCGTCCGGTCTTTTATCACGGCATTCCGGAGCTGACGCTTGATTGGCAGCTGCTTGAGGATCCGACCAAATGGCATGAGTGCCCGCCCAAGTCGATCATCGTCATCGACGAGGTGCAGAAGGTCATGAAGCCGCGTCCGTCATCGTCGGCGCCCCCGGTCCATGTGCAGGAGCTGGAAACGCATCGGCACAAGGGCTTCGACCTGTTCTTCATGACGCAAGACCCGTCGCTGGTCGACAACCACATCAAGAAGCTGGCCGGCGAGCATGTCCACCTGATCCGCCAGTTCGGGCGGCAGGCTGCTGATGTGTTCAAGATGCAGAAGGTCCAGGACCCGACCAATGCCAACCTGAAGCGTGCGCAACGGTCCTCGTTCCCGTATCCCAAGCATGTCTTCGAGTGGTACAAGTCGGCCGAGGCTCACACCCACAAAAAGAAGCTGCCGCTCAAGTACAAGCTGATGTTCGTGCTGCCGTTCGTGGTGCTGGCTGCGCTCGGTGCGGGCGGGAAGCTGTTGTGGAACCTTGCTCATCCGGCGGCAGAGAAATCCGCCGCGGCTGAACCTGAGGGGAAGAAGGGCGCGAGTCCAGCCGCGGTGCTCAGTGGCCCTGGTGCTCCTGGCACGCAACAGCAGGGCGGCCCGCTGACGCCGGAGCAGTATGTGCAGCAGTACGCGCCGCGTGTGGCCGGTCTGGACTACACCGCGCCTGTCTACGACGAGCTCACCAAGCCGAAGCGGGTGCCGGTGCCTGTGGCCTGTGTCAAGGTCAAGCACGGCTGCGCCTGCTACAGCCAGCAGGGGACGCGGTTGACGGTCGCGGATGGCCAGTGCCTGCAGATCGTCAAGGACGGTTTTTTCATGGCCTTTGACGCTGACGGTGTCGCGCCTGCCTCGGGGGTGCAGCAGTCCGCTGTGGCGGCGCCTGTGGCTTCGCCAGTTGCAGAGCCTGTGAGGCGTGTAGAGGCGCCTCCACAGTACGCTGTGGTGCCGGTGGCCGCTGCGGGTCGTCTGGGTTCTCGGAGGCTGACTGCGCTCGATCTGGAGGGTTTTGGCGAGGATGAGCGCGTTGCCCAGGATCCGCGCAACTCGAAGCGTTGA
- a CDS encoding polyhydroxyalkanoate depolymerase, translating into MPFLPWLQASASFLGAFEKSPSAIPTRHLAAGCQLLVRLWKRYPKPQFGLTQTLIDGNRVSASETVVLDKAFCRLLHFERATRHSHPVILLVAPLSGHHATLLRDTVRATLPDFDVYLTDWRDGRQVPLAEGAFHLDDYVAYVHEFIDYLGPDLHIVSVCQSTVPVLAAVSLMASRGEPTTVDELAVNKSLDWFEREMIDTDHHLRSHLNYYFDVAAGNAEAAQMHRYFYDEYNAVLDMAAEYYLETVRVVFQECRLARGTWRVRGGRVRPGDIRDGALITVEGEHDEICGPGQTRAAHDLCTGIEASHKHHLTARGCGHYGIFSGTRWRTEVYPRIRALIYGYARLPAGRKAKFVRPWRHKGEPTTRQAVNRRQGNKFCQMLSLTAISFAIRSATALEPNRNVIPVG; encoded by the coding sequence GTGCCGTTCCTTCCCTGGCTGCAGGCAAGTGCCAGCTTCTTGGGAGCCTTCGAGAAATCGCCGTCAGCCATCCCTACCCGCCATCTCGCTGCCGGGTGTCAACTGCTGGTGCGGCTATGGAAGCGCTATCCCAAACCGCAATTCGGTCTGACGCAAACGTTGATCGATGGCAACCGCGTTTCGGCCTCCGAAACGGTGGTGTTGGACAAGGCGTTTTGCCGCCTGCTCCACTTTGAGCGCGCGACGCGTCATAGCCATCCGGTCATCCTGCTCGTCGCGCCGCTCTCCGGCCACCACGCCACGCTGCTACGCGACACGGTGCGGGCCACGCTGCCAGACTTCGACGTCTATCTCACCGACTGGCGCGATGGCCGCCAAGTCCCGCTCGCCGAGGGCGCCTTTCATCTCGACGACTATGTCGCCTACGTGCACGAGTTCATCGATTACCTGGGACCGGACCTCCATATCGTCTCGGTATGCCAATCGACCGTGCCGGTGCTCGCCGCGGTTTCCCTGATGGCGAGCCGTGGCGAGCCCACGACGGTCGACGAGCTAGCCGTCAACAAGTCGCTCGACTGGTTTGAGCGAGAAATGATCGACACGGATCACCACCTGAGATCGCATCTGAACTATTACTTCGACGTGGCCGCAGGCAACGCCGAGGCGGCTCAGATGCATCGATATTTCTATGACGAATACAACGCCGTGCTCGACATGGCTGCTGAATACTACCTGGAGACGGTGCGGGTGGTCTTTCAGGAATGTCGGCTGGCACGCGGCACTTGGCGCGTGCGTGGCGGGCGTGTGCGTCCGGGCGATATCCGGGACGGTGCGCTGATCACGGTGGAAGGTGAGCACGACGAGATCTGCGGCCCGGGCCAGACCCGAGCCGCGCACGATCTCTGTACAGGTATCGAAGCCTCCCACAAGCATCACCTGACGGCTCGCGGCTGCGGCCACTACGGCATCTTCTCCGGCACCAGATGGCGCACTGAGGTCTACCCGCGCATTCGCGCTCTCATCTATGGGTACGCGCGTTTGCCCGCCGGCCGCAAGGCTAAATTCGTGAGGCCCTGGAGGCATAAGGGCGAACCAACTACGCGTCAGGCGGTGAATCGAAGGCAGGGAAATAAGTTCTGCCAAATGCTTTCGCTAACAGCCATTTCGTTTGCAATCAGATCAGCAACGGCTCTTGAGCCAAATAGAAATGTCATACCTGTAGGCTAA